The genomic interval CGTAGAGCCGCACCAGTTGGGAAGTCTCTGGAAGAAAATGTGAGCAGTATAGCCTTTCTTCAGCTAAACCAGCAGTGGCGTCAAGCAATTGGTCTCATCTCTTTCAGACCAATCAGAgatgttcttgtttgtgtgtTGCAACAATAATATTACCACGGCTCATGTTCCGCTCTGTTGGATGCTGACATGTCGCGCACGAACCTATACGTACTCGGGAAGGCAGCAGGACAGCTCGCCCTACTTGAACAAATGGAGGTAAAACCCATGTTACTTGGAGCATCTAAACTATCAATATACCCAGGTATTAGAATAGTCCATGCAATTAATAATGGActggggaaaagaaaaaaagttaaatcaattattttttttcagattttttaaatttgtggtTTTGCGTGACCTGTGATGGAGAGGAGCACAGACAACGAGTAGAGAtgattgtaaaagaaatttaaaaatcaagatagattaatgtgTTATAGATCCATCCGCAAATATATGAAATCAAATTTGTCATCTAtaagttgtaaaataaattaccatGAAAGCAAGTATACTATCTAAGTTTAATTTGTCTCATTTCTTACACCTTATAAAAGATCAATTTGGACATACATGTTtatgaattaatatattatatattaatgcaTCTCGttattttatatctatttagatAACACAAGAAAACGGGATCCCTAGAATCCATTAACCAAATGGAGAGATTGCGTTGGGGTTTTGCCGATGTGGCCAAGTACACCGGCTGGTGGAGGGTCAATTCCTACGTCGATCGTGTACTCCCCCCACCTCCTCATCAACCCGCAGATTGGGCATAttcgcacgcgcgcgcgcgcacccgGAGCTACTACGTACCAGGGTTGCGGTCGCGGCAGGAGGCAGACCACCATCGCCGGCGCACTTCGCCAGTGGTATTTAGGACGCTTCGCTTCGCTACCCCCCTTCCTCGCTCCTCTgcttttgctgctgctgctgttgcgtTGCGTGATACGCTCGCCTAAGTGCGTTGGCTTGGCTAGCTCCTGCTGATATTTTTGCTCTGCTTTTTTTCTGAAGATCCTATCGATCTCCCTGCTGCTTTGATCATCATATTCTGGCCTGCTCCTGCTTCTTCTTCGCTCGCGTGTGACTGACTCTGGCTGGACTGAGGACATGTCGAAGGTGAGCTCTTGGATTCTGATCCTGTTTGATTAGCTTCTGTGATTTAAGGGTCCCAGAAAGCTTTGTCGGTCACACATTGGGAGTAACACCCTTAAACTAACACTGCTGTTTTACATGTTTCTTCCTCTTCTACAGAAGATCGTGGTGAAGCTTGATCTGCATGACAACAAGGACAAGCAGAAGGCCATGAAGGTCGTCTCTGCGCTTGTCGGTACGCGTCGTGCTCGATCCATCACCCATTCTGATTCTGCCATTTCTGTCCGTGTTCTGCTGATGCCAAAGGACTCTGCTGTTGCTTGCTTGTTTGTTCGTTCGTTTATGCCGATCAGGCATCGACACCATTTCGATGGACATGGCGTCGCGCAAGATGACGGTGGTCGGGACGGTGGACCCGGTGGACGTGGTGAGCAAGCTGCGCAAGGCGTCGTGGGCGGCCTACATCGAGTCCCTCGGCCCGGCGAAGGagccggagaagaagaaggagggaggagatggcaagaaggacggcggcgatggcaagaaggagggaggagacgGCAAGAAGGAAGGCGACGGCAAGAAAGAAGGCGACGGCAAGAAGGGCGAGGAGGCTGCCGCCAAGaaagacgacggcggcggcgagaagaaggccgcggcggtggctccGATGCCGATGCCGATGCCGATGCACCAGCTACCGCCGCCGTACATGTTCAACGCGGGGTACATGAACCAgtaccggccgccgccaccgccgccggcggcctaCCCGTACGTGCCGCCGCCACAGTACTACTACGTGCACAACATGAGCATGGAGGAGAACCCCAACTCGTGCGCCATTTGCTGATCAAATCAAACGGCGACCATTCGATTCTTGCATTGCATCATCTGTAGCAGGGAGCCGTATGTACATGTTCTTGATCGATCGTGAGAAGTGTACAGCATATCTGGTGTTTTGAGTTCGTTGGGGGAGAAGAATTTGCCGGCAACTTTGATGATTTCTGACGAGAATGGCAGAGCCGAGTCAAACCATTCCATGGAAGAATCATCATTCGTATGCCTGTTGACTGTTGCCCATAGTATTACGGAGAATTAACCATCTAGAGACATTGATTTCAACCATCTGCTTTCACTAACTTTGACAAGAGAAAGAATGCAAGCCGGATAGCTCAACTAGGACCCATAAGCAAAAAAGTCCTAAGCTTTCCAACAGGAAGAAACAGCCACTCGAAAGCTGAAAAGTTAGTGTACGAACCACTTTCTTTCAATGCTCTAGGCTCTAGCGTAGAACATTTTTCCACTAATTAAACTGAAGATTAGTGGGTTAGCAATTTACTGCGCACTGGTTTTTAAGACCACGGTAATCCATAGTTAGGAAGGCTTAACCAAAAGTTTGATCTGCGTATGCATTTTCAGCTTTTCTCATTAAGAAACTACACACTGGAAGTCTGTAACCatagatttttgttttgttgagaGAGAGAACCATAACCATAGATTTGTAGCACTCAAAAGGCAAAGAAAGACGGCAGCCGAATCACTGGGGGCTTCTATAATGTGAGTAGGTTTTAATTTCTAACCTGAAAAACACTAGCAGAAGAACATTGGCAGGAGTAGCCGTGGTTGCGCTCGACTGGTTGTAGTCCTCAGTTCCCATTCATCTGTAGTTGCATTTCGCATCCTTCAAACAGGAGTGCGATTCTCGCGGTGCCGGTGAGCCGGATGATCCTGACGTCTCGTCACCCATGACGACAGCCAGCCTTCCAACGCTCGAGGACTAAACGAAAGGAGCTCAACAGTTCAGCCAAAGGCGACGCATCTTTTTCAGTTCCGATGGAACAGAGCCTTCGTGCTCCAGATTGTATCACAAAAATTGGTGTTGTTAATTATGTGGGTGATGCAGATGTGATCATGTGATGATATGGAAAAATGGTTATTTGGTGAAGTCACGCTCAGCTTCCGGTCATCAACTCGTGATATATTAGAACAGAAAATGCGGAAATGGAGATGTGTGTGTTCTGTGGTCAGTGAGGATGGCGACGGAAGAAAAATCAGAAATGCAGGTCGAAAATTAGCAGTCTGCCTCCTGCGGTTTTTATCATCCAGCTTCAACCTGACCCTCTAGTTGTCGCTGAGGGTGAAAGTGAAATATAGAACTACTCGGTGACAGAATTTTCTTGGACAAACAACACTGTCAGTTACATCATGATCGTAGAGATCATCCGCAGAGACATTGACAGTTGAGTAAATTCATGTTCTTTCTTTGGGGTCATGgtcaaaaaagacaaacaacttatttacggacaaaaaataatttatagataaaacttatatatattcttagcgatctaaaagcaaatgctgcaAAATgaagtataataaaattttaaaatcaattttaaatttaaggttaaaaattaaaattttgacttataatcataaacaaaaatgaaaagatgagtcTTTGTTCTTTGAGTCAATTTGAGGTGACTACATGTTTACTACCCTCAAGTAAAAAATTGTCGGATGAATGATCGCAACAGCAAACAAAAGTAGCTACCCACGGTTTTGATGTGTTTCTGGTGTGAATCTTGTAACCATCTGCGCCTGTCATTCGGATTGCTATATCATCGCACTCAACTCTTAAGCAAAAGCTCACCATGTCAGATTGAATCGGCCTCGCAATACAAAGGAGCAGAGCTACTTAGAGCGTGGGGTTCCCAATAACCCggtctaaaaatttttatagctagagtttatatattttcaatattatatatcactctcaatttaaatttagacacatgtAACAATTTGAAGTCAATTATAAGCACTAACAGGCAAATAAGTGTCACCccttatattttattctagcACCATCCTAATTCTATAACTAGCAGGTGATGTAGATATAGGCAACGTATGGATATTTCGAACGGCTCAAGTGTGTGTTAATCATCAGACTCTACGCGgccaataaaattttaagcgGCATGGCGAAAG from Oryza brachyantha chromosome 3, ObraRS2, whole genome shotgun sequence carries:
- the LOC102700219 gene encoding heavy metal-associated isoprenylated plant protein 39-like, encoding MSKKIVVKLDLHDNKDKQKAMKVVSALVGIDTISMDMASRKMTVVGTVDPVDVVSKLRKASWAAYIESLGPAKEPEKKKEGGDGKKDGGDGKKEGGDGKKEGDGKKEGDGKKGEEAAAKKDDGGGEKKAAAVAPMPMPMPMHQLPPPYMFNAGYMNQYRPPPPPPAAYPYVPPPQYYYVHNMSMEENPNSCAIC